AGGCGCTTCGCGAGGAAGGCCACGAAACACTCATCCTGGCCCGCGACTACACCTGTACGATCGATCTGCTCGATTGGTACGACCTGTCATACGAGGTCTACGGCTACTGTGACACCTCGAAGGGGTCGCTGTTGAGTCGCCTGCCGGCCCACTACGTTAGAGCGTTCCGGCTGGCACGACGGTTCGATCCGGACCTGATCTTCGGGATGGGAAGTTACGCCGCCCACACCGGTGCGGTGGCCCGAGCGCCGACGGTCCTGCTCATCGACTCCGAGCCGGCCTCGCTGGACCACACGGTCTCGACGCCGTTCGCTCGCACGATCCTCACGCCGAACACGTTCCGAAAGGATCTGGGTGACAACCACTACGTGTTCCCCGGCTTCAAGGAGTGTGCGTACCTCCATCCGGATATCTACACGCCCAATCCATCGATTCGAGACCGGCTCGGACTCGGGGCCGACGAACCGTACGCGATCGTCCGGCTCAACGCGTTCGGATCGCAACACGACGTCGGAAAGCGAGGGATCACGGGCGAGCAGCGCCACCACCTGATCGAACGATTGAGCGAGGAGGCGACGATCCTCGTCTCCGACGAAGGCGACGACACCGATCTCGAGGGGCTCCCGGCACGTCCGTTCGACCTCCATCCCGCGCTGATACACGACGCGCTCGCGGAAGCGGAACTGCTGGTCGCCGACACCCAGACGATGGTCACCGAGGCGGCGCTCCTCGGAACGCCGGCGATCCGGTCCAACTCGTTCGTGGGTGATTCTGACATGGGAAATTTCGTCGAACTCGAAGACCAGGGCCTGATCCACAACGTCGCCGCCTTCGACGACGTCCTCGAACTCTCGATTTCGCTGCTCCGTGACGAGCGAACCGACGAGAAGTGGCAACGACGACGCAATGACTACCTCTCGAATAAAGCGAACCTCACGGATTTGATCGTCGACGTTGCGTCAGTTCGGGGCCACGTCGAAGAACTCGAGTCTCTGTCCCTGTTCAAACGCGCGTCATCGAGCAAACCGGTAGCGGCCGTTAGTGTCAACGGAGATTGATTACGGGTACACGCTCGGTCTACCTGAGCGATATTACTTCGGGTCAGATTCGGTTCGAATCGGGTACTACCCGATCGAGTCTCTCCCGTCTACTCGAACTGTAATATCCGTCTCGATGCAACAATTCACGAGACGATTACACCCCCGCATTCACCGCATAACGACTACAATATTCTGATAGTCACACTCGGTAGAACGCCTGGGGAAAATGTATAATCCGAAGATGACCAATATCGACTGACTACGAGAATTATGCAGCCTCGTCGATCGGTATCGCGTTAGCGGTGGCCCTCGTAGCGGGATTGACGGTCAGTGTCGGCGGTGTCGCTGCCGATACCGCGCCGCCTGACGACGAATACGCGGTGATCCAGGGCGAGGAGCGTGTCGCGATCGAACCGCTCGGAAACGGCACGCAGAGCGTCGAGGAGTGCTACGACTACCGGACGCCGGAGACGTCTCCGAGTGACTACACCTACAGCTCCCACGGGACGATCCATCTTCAGGAGGACGATACGAACACCCTGTTCCTGTACGAGGGATCTGCGGGGCCCAGTCTCGTGCTGGTCCACGACCAGTACGACGGGGACTCCCCTGGTGGTGCAGCGACGATGCAGTTCGACGGGTTGCCCGAAGAGGGTGAGTGGATCGTCGAAGACGATGATTACAGCGACGTCCTCCAGGGTGGCCCCGACGACGAGTTCGATCACGACGGGACGTCGAGTCACATCACGTGGGCCTGGTCCGAAAACCGGACCGACGGGGCCGCCTTCCAGGGAGGGTTGCAGGACGAGTTCGCGATCGCGATCGATCCCGCGTTCAACGACGAGGCCGATTTCCAGGATAGTTCCGGCTCGATCACCGACTGGGACGTCCTGTCGGCGACTGACGACGGTTACGAACGAACGTCGCTGGACTTCGACGAACCAGTGACGATCCAGTCCGGCGACTGCGTCTCGATCGGAGTCACGGACCTCGCCGTGGACGAGATGGTGACGGCCGGGGAATCGACCGAGATCGAGGCCGCCGTCGAGAACGACGGGGCGGTCGCGGGGACACACAATCTCACGATCTCGATCGACGGTGAACCGGTCGCCGAACACGAAGTGACGCTCGATCCCGGCGAAACGACCACGGTGACGTCGACCGTGACGGTCGCCGATCCGGGGACCTACACCGTCGATGCGGGTACCGAGACCGCGAACGTCACCGCCGAAGCCGACGGAGGCGCGGGCGCCGAGAACGACTCCCTATCCGGGTTCGGGATCACCGTGGCGGCACTGGCCGCAGTTGCGGTCGCACTGTTCGCACGGTATCGATCGTAGACCGAACGGAATTCGGCGGCGGAACGGATCGATCGTCCGTTTTCCCACGACTCCTGATTCACAACAATCGTCCGTTTTTCCACGGCTCGCAGCAATCGATCGGAGGGTACAGCAATCGACCGAAGATGCGTCTCGGTATTCGATAGGATGTGCCGGTGATATCGTGTGGTCACCGCTTCCGGTTGCCGAGTTCCGCCTGCTGTGCGCTGGAGTCCGGATCGCTGTCGAGGCGTTTACAGAGCCGTCGCGGAGTACCGACCCACGCTCCACGATCGAGCGCCCGTTCGACGAGCCACCGGTAGAGCGTCCGGTAACCGGGGAACTCCCGTTCGTTGAAATATCGTGGGTGCCAGAGGACCGTCATGACGGCGTCGTTGGCCGCGGCTTCGGCAAGCAACTCGTCGCACCTGTCGCGGGCAGCATCGAATCGGGTACCGGGATCCGGAAGGGCCTGTTCCATTATCGTCAACGGAAACACCCGGAACCCGTCCCCGAACGGGCGGATCGGCCGGTACCCCGCCGTGAATCCGCACTCCGTTCCCGACCCGAGGCTCGAATCGTACCGGAGTCCGATCGATCGATAGTGACGCCACGTCTCGGGAATCGAGAGCCGGAGGTGGTGCTGTCGCCCGCCGGTCACGGGGCCGTCGAGCACCGCCTCGAGTGCTGCCTTCTCCTCGCGTAACCGCTCCCGATCGTCGGCGGTGTGGTAGGATCCGTGGAGGCCGACTTCCCAGCCCCCGGCTTCGAGGTCCCGGATGACGGCGGCCACGTCGGGCGCGGTCACGTCGTAACGACCGAGGTGTTCGATCCAGTTCGACGCCGAGACCCAGTCCCTGACCGGCCGATCCGCGAGCAGGTGCTGTTCGTTCAGGAAGTAAAACGCCGATCGGACGCCGAGGTCCTCCTCCAGCGCCATGAGTTCCTCGAACTGCCAGTACGGATTCGACGAGGAGAGCGCGGTTCGGAGGTGGTAGCCGGGTCGATCCCGGGTCGCCCGATAGAACGATCGGAGCCCCTTGTACGGCCGATCGACGTCGTGGGTCAGACAGAGTGCGAACGACGCGTCACCGGGCACTGCCCCGTCGTCTCTGGGGACGTCGTCGATCCGTTCCGCCGTCCCCGGCGGGGAATCACGACGGGATCCGGTGGTCATCGAACCACCGCCCGGGACCGGGCGCGGACCCGAAATCCGTCCGACGGGGGCGGGAACAGTCTGTTGATGAGATGACAAGTAACCATGGATCGATCGAACTCATCAGTACGGCGAACAGATAGCGGCTTAGTAAATAATCACCTTACGGTACTTCTACGCCCGCGAGGAGGGCGGACCGACGCGGAGTCG
The nucleotide sequence above comes from Halosolutus halophilus. Encoded proteins:
- a CDS encoding DUF354 domain-containing protein, with the translated sequence MKYLFFTNTPAHVHLYKHAVQALREEGHETLILARDYTCTIDLLDWYDLSYEVYGYCDTSKGSLLSRLPAHYVRAFRLARRFDPDLIFGMGSYAAHTGAVARAPTVLLIDSEPASLDHTVSTPFARTILTPNTFRKDLGDNHYVFPGFKECAYLHPDIYTPNPSIRDRLGLGADEPYAIVRLNAFGSQHDVGKRGITGEQRHHLIERLSEEATILVSDEGDDTDLEGLPARPFDLHPALIHDALAEAELLVADTQTMVTEAALLGTPAIRSNSFVGDSDMGNFVELEDQGLIHNVAAFDDVLELSISLLRDERTDEKWQRRRNDYLSNKANLTDLIVDVASVRGHVEELESLSLFKRASSSKPVAAVSVNGD
- a CDS encoding CARDB domain-containing protein; the encoded protein is MALVAGLTVSVGGVAADTAPPDDEYAVIQGEERVAIEPLGNGTQSVEECYDYRTPETSPSDYTYSSHGTIHLQEDDTNTLFLYEGSAGPSLVLVHDQYDGDSPGGAATMQFDGLPEEGEWIVEDDDYSDVLQGGPDDEFDHDGTSSHITWAWSENRTDGAAFQGGLQDEFAIAIDPAFNDEADFQDSSGSITDWDVLSATDDGYERTSLDFDEPVTIQSGDCVSIGVTDLAVDEMVTAGESTEIEAAVENDGAVAGTHNLTISIDGEPVAEHEVTLDPGETTTVTSTVTVADPGTYTVDAGTETANVTAEADGGAGAENDSLSGFGITVAALAAVAVALFARYRS
- a CDS encoding polysaccharide deacetylase family protein, translated to MTTGSRRDSPPGTAERIDDVPRDDGAVPGDASFALCLTHDVDRPYKGLRSFYRATRDRPGYHLRTALSSSNPYWQFEELMALEEDLGVRSAFYFLNEQHLLADRPVRDWVSASNWIEHLGRYDVTAPDVAAVIRDLEAGGWEVGLHGSYHTADDRERLREEKAALEAVLDGPVTGGRQHHLRLSIPETWRHYRSIGLRYDSSLGSGTECGFTAGYRPIRPFGDGFRVFPLTIMEQALPDPGTRFDAARDRCDELLAEAAANDAVMTVLWHPRYFNEREFPGYRTLYRWLVERALDRGAWVGTPRRLCKRLDSDPDSSAQQAELGNRKR